TTAGAAGGTCAGCTGGACTTGTCAGTCAGAAAAGGTCACCTTTCACAATCGTTTCAAGTGGCACCATTTGACGAAAGTTACGCATGGTTGAACTCATCCAAAGGGGCAGAGATTTACGATAACGATATCACTATATTCAACTCTTATACTGGAGGTATATACCAGCAAGCGGTTTCCGGGTTAACCCATGTAGATAGTAATGGATATCAAGGAGCCGGTGGAGGTTACGGTGTTCATGGTGAGTCTAGTGAGACTAGAACAACGGATCAAGAAGTCGAAAGTGGCCAACAAGGTGTCATTACGTTGATTGCGCGAAGTACTCATCTTCCTAGAACGCTGACTTCCTTTGTTCACAGCCATCGAAGTGTACTCTAACCCTAACGACAGAGACTCAGGACGCATCACTTGGGTAGCTAATGGAGCCAAAACATGGACCGTATTCCCTCCAGCTGTTGgtccttcaccatctatgCAGATTGGACAGCGGATCATACCTGAAGAACCCATGTCAATGGTATGTTCGCTCTCTTCGTACTGAATTACCTGGTGAcatattgattttgacatGTCGACTTCCTATAATAGATTCTTAACTTTGGAATGTCAGATGGCTTCCAAGCTGTGGATTGGGCTCATCTTGAGTGGCCTGCCAAAATGCTGGTAGATTACGTTAGGGTCTATCAAAGGACAGATGGTAAAATAGGATGTGATCCTTCAGATAGACCAACGGCAGATTACATCGCCAGACATCCTAATGTCTATAGTGATGCTAATTTAACAACATGGGATGCTGCTGGATATGCTTTCCCTGTAAGTTACTGCTTTCCAGCTGATTGCCACCATCTGAATTACGGAAAGATGTAGAGAAAATCTTGCTGACGAATCGATTTGCGTTGACAGAAGAATTCTTTAATCGATACTTGTAATCCTGTCTAACGACTTTCGATTCGGCTCCACTAACACTCGATCGAAATTACCTTGTTACGACCACACAATGCTTTCACAACCTGTAACATCTCAGTACCGGCATATGTCTACATTTTCCTCATAGATCCCTGTTTTTATTCGGACAATTTGCATTGCTCTTTTCCATAGTGGTATACTGGACGCTGTATCATTGCATTTCCAACATTtcacatcatctcttctttcgtcaTACCTCCAAGAGCATCAAAGGTCTCGAAAGATCATCCGTAGTCGGTGCTGGAGTAGGTCATGTAGATGTATGTAGATGCAATGTTGTCGATGCAAGTGTAGATGTAGATACAGATGCGGAAGTCGACACCTCCAAGCAGATGTTGACTTGCCACGTGGTGCCTTTCGTATGATCTGACGCGCTGCGAAATGAAAGTGAGAGGTTTGAAAGTTACACGTTGAAAGGAATACTCAAGAGATATTTCAGATCAATAACCTTTGTTCTTGAAGGAAGAATACTCCTTTATCCTGCTAAGAGGAAGGGCCGTTGCAAAGTAACGACGGACTACTAGGTAGAGGACAAAAGGAACGCTCATCAGTAGCTGCTTCCGTAGAACGTGGAAGCATTAATAGTTCCAGTCAAAACTCATCACAACTCAACCTCAACCCACTCGATATATCGCAGTCAAGATACATTTGAATCCTCACTCGTCCTTCTACTTTTACACCAACCTGCTAGTAATCCCTCACCATGTCAACCAATCCATTGACTCGTCGGACTCCACTGTCAGCACCAATCTCAGCACCTACCTCTCACCCAGTCCACGCCCACGCCCAACCCCAGTCTCTTAGTCAAAGCAGGACTGAATCAGATGCAGATACCAAGCTTCGATCTCACTCAGAAGGTCCAGTGCCTCCTCCTGCATTCGGTGGGAAGAGACGTTCTGCGGCTGGAGGAGCGTCAACGGGCAAATTGGGTAAGAGGGAATATGCAATTTTAGGTGGAATCTTAGTGGTAGCTTGGTGGGTTAGGCTGTATAAATTAGGAAGACCGGATAGTGTTGTGTGAGTCATATCTCTCTTACTTGTGTGTCACCCAGTCTCCTCTGCCTTCGTGGCTAGACATGGTAATCTTCCCTCGTGGGATATGATTATGTTTGCCAATCACAAGCTAACGCAACTTTCATATGGACAGCTTCGATGAGGTTCACTTTGGTGGATTTGCGACTAAATACCTGAAAAGAAGATTCTTCATGGATGTGCATCCTCCCTTGGCCAAGCTGCTCATCACGCTAAGTGCTTGGGTAGGAGGATTTGACGGtaatttcgatttcaaagatatcggaaagtgagtgatatacTGTTTGGCAGGATTTCAAAGTGGAGGAATGGTCACGATGACAGAGCTAGAAGCTGATCTATCCCTACTTTTGCTCAATTCACAGAGACTATATTGAACCTGGTGTACCATACATCACGATGAGGTTCTTCCCTGCCATACTCGGTCTCGCTCTGGTCCCACTTACATTCCTTACACTCATCTCACTTCGATTATCATTAGCCACAGCAATACTCGGATCACTACTAATCGCATTTGAAAACGCATTAATAAcacaatcaagattgatATTATTGGATTCAttccttgtcttcttcactgCCCTTACGACATTATTCTGGGTTCGATTTAGTTCACACGATTTGGAAGGAAGAGCATTCACGAAACCGTGGTGGATCAATTTGGGTTTAACCGGTATATCATTAGGTGCAGTAGTATCTTGTAAATGGGTCGGATTATTCACTATCGCGATGGTCGGTGTAGGGACATTAAGACAGCTATGGTTGTTACTTGGTAATCTGAAAGTAACTCCAAGACAATGGTTGAAACATTTCGCAGCTAGAACATTATGTTTAATCGTTATACCAACTGGCTTTTATATGTTCATGTTCAAAATTCATTTTTGGATTTTAAATGAATCGGGCGATGGTGATGGTTTCATGAGTTCCGAATTTCAACATACGTTACAAGGTCATGGGATGGAAGATACCTATGCTGGTAAGTGgattcttcctctttttccctGGCATGAACACGATACAGTGACTCACATCCTATAAGCAAGGACATGCGAGATAAGTGGACTATGCTGATCAATGGAGTTACTCGCACACAGACGTATCCCTCGGATCAAAAGTCGCTCTCAGACATGTACATACTCAAGGAGGATATCTCCATTCACACAACCATGCATACCCAGGTGGCTCCAAGCGTAAGTTGATCAGTATCATGTTTGCACAGCAAGACTTGTGGAACAGATTAGCATTCAAGTCGTATAAGAAACATCGCTCACaatgttttttttttttgcAGAACAACAAATCACCCTTTACCCCCATCGAGACGATAACAACGTTTGGAGAATAGTCAATGCTTCTTCCGCAGACGGtccagcttctttcccttgGGATGAGTTACCCATCGAATACGTCTTGACAGGAACAAAAATTAGATTGGAACATGTTATAACTGAGAAAAGATTACATTCGCATGACGTTAGACCGCCCGTCAGTGAAGTTGATTTCCAGAATGAAGTCTCAGGTTATGGATTCCCAGGGTGAGTTAAGTTGACTACTTCCTGAATGGGAACAAGCTAATCACTGATTCGTGTGGTATAGTTTTGCGGGAGACGCAAATGACGATTTCGTAGTTGAGATAGCTAAAAGAACAAGAGGGAAGAGAGATAGATCAGCAAGACATAGGTTGAAGACTCTTCGAAGTCAATTTAGGCTGAGACACGCTTTAACTGGTTGTTATCTGTTCTCGCATAAGGTCAAACTACCTGATTGGGGATTCGAACAACAAGAGGTGAGCAATCTCCTTCCATTCGAATACGTTGTCCAATATCTGACGTGTTAAATGCCCATTAGGTCACCTGTAACAAGAACCCTACCTGGGAGAATTCGTTGTGGTACATTGAAACTAACGAGCATCCTCAATGTAAGTCTGAGCCCGCGGCTTAAGTAAAGCAAACGGGGAAACAAACTGCTGACCATGATCTTGTGACCGCAGTACCCTTTGATGCCGAGAAGATCAATTACGAGAAACCATCGTTCTTTGACAAATTCTTCGAGCTCAACGCAGTCATGTGGAAGACCAACGCTGGACTTACCGATAGACACGCTTATGATTCAAGGCCCCAATCATGGCCCGTCTTGCGTCGAGGTATCGTAAGTCATGAGGTCCCAGCTTATGCAATACTCATTTTGCTCTCCCAGCTGACACGTTGTTCACACAGAACTTCTGGGTTCAAAATCACAGACAAGTTTACCTTATTGGAAATCCTATCATCTGGTGGTCGAGCACTTTGGCCATTGTAGCTTATCTTGGTATCAGAGGTTTAATGGTACTCCGTGCTAAAAGAGGATTCAGGGATCTACATCAGCGTGAGTTTGGTCGCACTATGCTGAATAGAAAGTATCCTATGAGGGGAGGGATTTCTTTGCTAATTCCTATCATCGCGTTCTTATAGCCAAGATCGCATTCTACGATGAAGTGTGCTCTTACCTGGTCATCTCATGGGCATTACACTATCTGCCATTCTTCTTAATGCAAAGACAACTTTTCTTACATCATTACCTACCTGCATTATATTTCGCGGTGCTCCTCTTCTGTACGGTATTCGATTATATCACTTCTGCTATTCGACCTAGAACCAGAATACAGGTAGCGGCGGTAATTCTTATCATGGCTATTTGGAGTTGGAACCACTGGAGTCCACTTACATATGCTGGACCATGGACGAAGAACAAATGTGAGAAAGGCAAATGGGTCAAATCGTGGGATTTCAGTTGGTGAGTCTACCTTCACATATTGGCCTTTTTTAACACTAGAGCTTGCAAGGACATAATGCCACAATCTGAAGTGTCAGCTGACATAGACTTTGACTGTAGTGGCGACTTCCATGATGACCTCGGAATGTATAAAGGTATTCCCGCCGTACCAAGTGGTAAGATCGACGGAGCAATCACTCCAGAAGGCGATAGTATCACTACTACCTTCGTTGTGAGTTTGGCTGGACCATAGTTCTCATCTTGGGGTCATTGACTGACATGCCTTTCGAATCATTAGGAGGAAGCGCCTGAACCTATACAAAACGTTTTCGAGGCAGCTGAAGTACCagtagaagaaaagacaaTGGCACCTGTTGGACCTCAAAACGAAGTTCAAATGCAAGAATCAACAATTGATTCTCCACCAGCAGGAtcagaattggaagaagcacCGTTAGCTGAAGATACAAGAGCTCCAGTTGGCATTGATGCTGGTGCACCTGCAGTGACAGACAAAGCGAacgatgaaggtggttgGCATGGCGGTGCGGACGATGATATGAAGCATCCCCAAGACGAGAATGCCGTAACAACGgcaggagatgatgaagctcCTCTATGGATGAAAGAGTTCGGCAAAATACCTGGAATGGAGTTGGataatgaaaatgaaagattaGTCGATGATCTGTTgaaacaagatcaagaggagTAGAGATTCTCTTGGAAATCCAAATGCAAGTCAGGTCAATTAGGATTCACATGCATACGGATATTGTGCTTTGTCAATGATTATTGTTGACTAAAAGAGACAGACTATATGATCTTTTAGATGAACATCATACTTGCACCTAAAATTAGACTCGTCATTCCCGACGTATTACCCGGGGATAGTTCCGACTGTGGGCTTTGAGCTACCACTGCACTTTTTGGTTGTCTTCTTTCTAAGTTTCTGAGTGGCGATAATGGTAGTTTGAGCCGATGCAGATGCAGTGGCAGATGACTGGTGGGTTGTGGTCATCCCGCTTCCAGTGAGTGTTTGTGAATTCCCATTGGTAGAGTTTGAGTTTGTATTTGGATTTATATTTGAAGCTGTGTCTGCAGCATGATTGGTCACACTTGTACGCGTAGCAACtgtttgatcttcatcatttgtAGTTTGAGCTGCTTTGCGTCTTGCGGGTGTAGTAGCTGGCACAGCTGTAGTAGCTCTATCAAAAATGACAGGGTACGTGTTGTCTCGCCTGAAATGTACGAAGTAGAATCAGTACGGATTGAGCAGTAATGAGACGATGATTAGGCTGTGAGAGGGTAAATCAGCTTACCTGTTCGAAGTCGAATTGGTACAAGTCAGCTCTTCCAATCAAAACTTTATCAAATGATTCCCCTAGACTAGCCACTGCAGAGGACGTGGATGCAGGCCATGATTGATCACATATGTTAGACCAGTAGATCAATTCTGCCTGTTCAATCGAGATCATATCTACTCGGTGCCGCTATGAAGTGTGTTTAGggaagagatcaaatcaCATTAAACCCAGTTCAAGGGAATTCGATCCCTTCAATATTCAAAGTTGCTTCTTCCCCACTTTCATATACCCGTGAAGATATCTGAGAAGATTGCCAAGAGAATCTTTTGAGCATGAGAGATTCACACTTGATCGGGTAACATGAACATGGCATAAATGATCATATTAGGCGTCATTCACGCGATATTCCTAATCGGTAGTAGCGAACTGGACAAACACATTGTCGGAATCCCAGAACCATGCCTACCGTATCATTGAAATACTCCCAATTGTCATTTAGGTACTCGGGATACTTCCTACGtcgtgatgaagatgagctgGCTGTGGTTGTATCATTCACTCGAACATGATCAGGGAGTGCTTTcttatcaagatcaatctcAATGGTGATAAAGCGGCGACATCCGCTGTCAATCCATAATATCCCATTGAGGCGTTTCGCGGTGTTTtctgaatgtggcacttcGGATCCCGTTCAAGAATGACGGACCGTCTTTGACCGTGCAAAATAACCATCCCATCCCTTCCCCAACAACAATTATCACAGAAAATAAAATACATCGGATAGCTCAATTCCCAACTCAAAAGACCCAGCTCTTCTCTGTtctctacctctacctcccCCTCTCTCTTCAGAAATCAGTTAGACAAAGTGGATAAGATGTTGTCCTTTGCTCAGGTGGCTAAGCGTTCAGCTGCGGCTGGTATGAGGAAGCAAGTGCTTTCCTCTAGATGTGAGTGACAGATCTTTCGACTTTAGATTATAGCAGATCGACAACATGAACGAAACATATACTGACGTACAATATGCGATGCCCTGATTTCTATCACAACCATTCACGACAAACGAACTACCATGCTTCCGTATTGGTTTATCCCAATGCCATTTAGCCCTCCGAACTTCCGCCCCTTCATCCGCTTTGAGCAAATTCGCGATGCCCGCAATGTCCCCTACCATGACTGAAGGAGGTATCGCCGGATGGAAActcaaagaaggagattcatTCGCTGCTGGAGATGTCTTGATCGAAATTGAGACTGATAAAGCTACTATCGACGTCGAAGCTCAAGATGATGGTATTTTAGCTAAGATCATGGTGAGTTGGAATTTTGCGTGCTGAGAGCCTTTATTGTCTCATGACCGATCTAGAGTTCTCTCCAGTGAAAGATTCCAATGCTGATCGGCATGAGTGAAATACAGGTTCAAGACGGTGCTAAAGGTATCCCAGTCGGTACTCCAATCGCTATTTTAGGTGAAGAGGGAGACGACTTATCAGGAGCAGATAAATTAGCTTCTGAAGGGGGCGAATCTTCATCCggatcatcaggatcatcaggatcatcatcatcatcaccagaGAAATCAGAAACCAAATCAGAGAAACCGGCATCTGAACCAAAATCGGAATCAGAAGGATCAACTTCAGCCAAAGATGATTCAGTTAACAAATCAAAtaaaaaagaagaatcttCTAAAACACCAGTATTAGGTACACCAGCGGATGAAACTAAATACGGATCAAATAACGCTGGAACAGAAGGCTTGAAAGTACCTGAATTAGtcggtcaaggtgaaaaacCAAAATTCTTCGCTTCTCCTTTAGCAAGGAAATTAGCTATTGAAAAAGGTATTCCTCTTGGCGAGATTAAAGGTTCAGGTCCAGAAGGTAGAATcgtcaaggtgagtaaaaacTCTTTAACGAATTCTGCTCCGAAATATACCTATCGTCATATGCTCGTATCAGCGTAACAAATTCACTGATCATCTATTGCACCTATTCAGGCCGATGTTGAGAAATACAAGGgaggttcatcttcttctgccgCCGCTACTACCCCTACTTCCGGTGCTACCGCTACCCCAGGTAAACCCGCCCCTGCCGCACCAGCAGAGTACGAGGATATCCCCGTCACCAACATGAGAAAGACTATCGGTAAACGATTGACTGAGAGCAAGCAAACATTGCCTCATTACTATTTGACCGTTGAGATCAACATGGGTGAGTGATAGTTTCCCCTACGAGTTATAGTGGGATTCACTGACGATTCACTTCGTACAGACCGATTATTGAAACTCAGAGAAATGTTCAACAAGGCTGGTGAGGGAAAGACCAAGCTTTCAGTTAACGATTTCAGTGAGTATACGTGATCAAGTCCTTTCTCATCCACTCGTTCGCTCGCATATAGCTGATCATAATGCACAGTCGTCAAGGCCGCCTCTCTCGCTCTTGCTGAAGTACCAGAAGCCAACTCTGCTTGGTTAGGAGATGTCATTCGACAATACAAGAAAGCCGATATCTGTGTTGCCGTAGCTACCCCCAACGGTCTCATCACCCCTATAATCAAAGATGTTGGATCAAAGGGATTAGCAAGTATCTCAGCTGAGACCAAAGCATTAGCATCAAAAGCAAGAGACGGTAAACTTAAACCTGAAGAATATCAAGGTGGTTCATTCACCATATCAAATTTGGGAATGTTCGGTATTGATAACTTCACTGCCATTATCAACCCACCACAATCATGTATCTTGGCCATTGGAAAAACTGCAACAAAATTAGAATTAGCTCCTGAGGATCCAAAAGGCTTCAAATCAGTTCAAGTTATGAAAGCTACTTTATCATCCGACCATAGAACTGTCGATGGTGCCGTAGGTGCCAAATGGTTGAAAGCATTCAAAGATTACATGGAACAACCTTTGACTTTTATGCTTTagaatgaagttgaacaTATAGGACGAAGGGTTGAATAGTtctggatatggatatggttgtgattttgatacttttcttttctcttttagTCTAGGTGATACAAATGCActatcatgatcatgatcggATGAGATCTGCTGCTGCACGTATTCTGCGTCTCTGTCTCTGTCATTAAATGGACTAGTCTCGAAAGATACAACAGTGTTTCCGAATGATCGCTAGAAAATATCGTGTAATAAGATCAGCAACGGAAGCAAATGTAAACAGAATCTTTCGTAGGTGGAGGTCGTATCGAATGTTTTTTCGATTTTCGAGTATAAATGCATGCAATCAACAGCTTTAGTATATAGACATTGCATCACTTCCATTCTCGTACTATAACGCAGTGTCACACAACCACAAAGGCCCAGACAGAAGCAGGCCAGATCGGAAACAATGTCAACTTCAGCAATGTTACTACCCGGACAACCGCTCCCAGCGAATTTAGTTGCTCCTCCTTTACCTCAGTGCGGATCAGGTTGTTACGAATTGAACGGTAGGATAATAGCTAGTGTGATTGGCAAGCCAAAGAGAGATGGATCGGTAAGTCGCACTTACCACAAATACCTACGAGTGCGTGGAGGGAAGCTGAACAAGAAATCGGTGAGATAGATAGTTAGTGTGATAGGCAGAGAAGAGACTGGGAACACACCTGATGTTGGATCTGTTGTAAGTTCTTGTCCGGACTACTTAGCATTCAGAACAGGTTGACTGATTGCCTGTACGATAGGTTATTGGAACAGTAAGCTTAGTGATTCACTACCAAACACTCCACTCTATAATCTCATGATAGTCTATCTTTTTTCTATATAATTTGCCCAAATTTAAAACTTCTTTTAATGCCGAATACACATCTCTTCTATCAGCTCAAGTCCATCCCACACTCAGTGCAGAACTGACTGATTGATATGACCGTAGATATCCCGTCTGACAACACAACAAGCCCACGTAACTTTGACGACATCGAATGATCGCCCATTACCAGAGACCAGCGAAGAATTTTTAGGAGTAATCAGGATCGCCGACGTCAGATTGACCGAGAGGGATAAAGTGAAAATTGGAGAATGTTTCAGATTGGGTGATTTGGTCAAAGCTAGAGTTGCAAGTCTCacattcccttccttctaTCCCGAAAGGCTGCCTTCTTTCACCTCGATAGATCCACGGCATTGTCAATGGACTGACACCCTTCTTCGATGTGTTTAATAGCTGTCCTTGGGCGACGCAAGGAGTTATTATCTCTCAACAGCAGCGAACGAATTAGGTGTCGTATACGCCATCTCAGAAGGAGGTATGTCCACTTAGTTTTCCGAACACGTCAATGTCATAAGTACAAAAGTACTCATAGCATTTTGTTTTCACGCAGGAAACCCCCTCGTACCGGTGTCGTAccaagaaatggaagatgaaattaccgggaagagagagaagaggaaagtcGCAAAACCAGAAGGTATATAGGAGTGAGTTCTGAATGAGCTTCACCTGCATACAGTCGTTGTATTATACTGTTTGTTAATGACATGTCTACTATACTTGCAGTCCTGCAATACCTTAGTCGGTTTGTCTTCCAAACAAAAAAGCAGTAAGGCAACACGAACAGATGTATCAATACGATTCAAATGTATATAGACAAATAACATCGCATGCATTATACCCACAAAAGACCCAAAAGCGTAAAAGAATCTGGAATCTGCTAAATCCCATGAACATAGGGTTGTTCGTCCACGATCAGATAAGTCGTCAATTTGGCGATCGATCTAAGCCAAGTGTTCGATAACGCAAATACCACCAACCAGGACATATCCGTCCTCACACGCAAATGTAGCGCCCAAACCTCGAGTACATGTGACGGCTCCCATAGCTATCCCCTCAGCGGCTGTACAACTGATTATACAAGTCTGAAGGTCAACATCACATCTCAACAACAGCAAAGGAGGATCAACCTGACTTACTCTATACCGATTGTAGcattttgatattgatcatcGAATAATCCGTTGACACATCCACCACATGATTCCAGTTCAGAGAAAATATCGATACATTCGTAAGTGTTCGTGTTGGGTAGTTTACAAGCTGTATTTCCATTTGGACAAAGTTGGTTTTCCTGTTCCCTTTTAATAGCTAAAGCTCTTGCTCTCGCTCTTCTTGCGGAAGTCCCAGAAGGGTTTACTGGTGGAGTACCAAAAGCATATCCTGATGACACATCACAATTTGCGGTCGTTAACGCGTAATTGGTATTACTATAAGCATTAAAACCACCTGAAACTTGAATTTACGTTAATCAGTCCACCCCCCCGCGCAAACCGACACAACACAAGGGGTGATTACATGGGAACCGATCTACGTTTTCTCGCTCCGACTTAAGGTTATATAGTACAGTGCATTTTTTCAAAGCCCAAATTTGCTTCTCCAGGAAAACATCTCCTGTTGACGGATATCTGGTACCGGTGTATTGTATACATGGAGATAACACCGTGAGAGATACCATTCCAATTTGGTCAGTTAGTTTCTTTGTCGTAAGTAAAGATCAATCGTGATCAACGTCAAAATATGTGAAAATAGGTGAATCTGATAAAGATACCAAAACAAAAGACCATTCCTGTCTAGATTGAATTAAACTCACATATTAATGAATGCATCTATCACTTGCGAATAACCCACACAAGTAGAATGAGTGCAATTCCTTCATTACGGCCGAAGACATTTTGACCAGATGAAAAACCGATTGTGAGGATTCAAAGACACCGATTCCGATCCGCAGAAATCATGCTATTTGAACTAGGTATTTTGTCATTACTGGAACTTGGTATCGTTTCCATCTCAATGATGTCAGAGATAGACAGCGCTTAAAGTTTATGTTATCGTATGCCAAGCAACTTGAATAGATGATGCACAGCTTTTCTCTTTACGAGAACGTTACGATCCGCCCTTTCGAAAAGCTCCAATTTAATGGCTTAACCCTTCTGACTAGTCCGGTGGAATCGTTTATCTTGGTTCATGGTTAATCAACCTGTGACAACCAAAGCGAGATGACTGAACAAAGGTTAAAAGAGCTGAACCTTTTCGAGGCGGTGACAAGGGTGATTTAGCTTTACAAGGTACAACTTACCGTTAACGGCCGAAGATAGGAGGAATATCTGACAACATAATCTTAATTACTCGTATCCATCCGCGGGCTTATTGCCCTTTTTCATGTTTATTTTTAGGTCCTACTCGACTATCTTCTAGCGATATTTACTTTTATCGGTTAGTGCAGGGTGACTGTTATATATCCTTCATATCTAAAAGGCTCAAGATGTTTCGGTTCGTCAACTCGCCTTCTGACCCCATGACCAAAAGTAAATCACCTGCACGACACTCAGAGAGCGCGAAGGGGAGAGGAGAAGCGAGAGAAGGTGTAGGAGCAGCAAGTGAACATTATGTCAATGATTCCCAGTCAACGTGAGAGCCAAGGCGAACCAAGCCGAGGATATCGCATCATAAAAGGTACATCTCATGCCGAACCACAACGAGGGCAGATGTGGGATGTAGATGTCACTGTGGATAACTAAAGATGCATATGATATTACCGCTCGACATATATGACTGAACTGTAAACTGATTCCcccctctttctcccatctcccatctcccatcattcttccttgaaatCAATCATAGTAATACAA
The window above is part of the Kwoniella shivajii chromosome 6, complete sequence genome. Proteins encoded here:
- a CDS encoding pyruvate dehydrogenase complex dihydrolipoamide acetyltransferase translates to MLSFAQVAKRSAAAGMRKQVLSSRSLRTSAPSSALSKFAMPAMSPTMTEGGIAGWKLKEGDSFAAGDVLIEIETDKATIDVEAQDDGILAKIMVQDGAKGIPVGTPIAILGEEGDDLSGADKLASEGGESSSGSSGSSGSSSSSPEKSETKSEKPASEPKSESEGSTSAKDDSVNKSNKKEESSKTPVLGTPADETKYGSNNAGTEGLKVPELVGQGEKPKFFASPLARKLAIEKGIPLGEIKGSGPEGRIVKADVEKYKGGSSSSAAATTPTSGATATPGKPAPAAPAEYEDIPVTNMRKTIGKRLTESKQTLPHYYLTVEINMDRLLKLREMFNKAGEGKTKLSVNDFIVKAASLALAEVPEANSAWLGDVIRQYKKADICVAVATPNGLITPIIKDVGSKGLASISAETKALASKARDGKLKPEEYQGGSFTISNLGMFGIDNFTAIINPPQSCILAIGKTATKLELAPEDPKGFKSVQVMKATLSSDHRTVDGAVGAKWLKAFKDYMEQPLTFML